The genome window TTTTAGCAAATCGGACAGACCCTTGAAGAAACCTTGCCGCTCTCTGCGGTCTTCACGAACCTCCTGTTCAACTTGGTTCAGCCTTTCAAGAACCTCCTGCTGAATCTGTGGCTGAGGCGGTTGATACACTGGTGGAGGAGGCGGCTggtgctggtacccataagtcgggtaaCCGGTAGTCCATGGCCCTCAATATGGTCCTTCAGGGTGAAGGGCATTGTAATCCCGAGCTACTTGATACGGATCTACCTCCGCATAACCGTAGTTGTAGTTATAGTGGGTATGCGCCGGCTGCTCGAAGGGGTTGTATGCCGCTGATCCAGCATACGCAGGAATCGGGTTATCGAAACCCAAAGGTGGTACCACAGGTACAGAGTTGACATCTGGAATAGGGCTTGATGGACCTCCCAACTGTGGGTCCTCTTCTTCCTGAAGTGGCGggtaatggctgccacttgatggttggggAATACTGATTCGAACTccacctcgcacggacatccgtgcgtttgacctcctccgcctcggtggctccggaggcggttgctgctCTACTGGCGGCGGTGGCGGCGGCGTGACCGCCCTGAGGCGAGAATCCTGGGAAAgatcctgttgttgctgatgctgctgctgctgctgatagGGTGATGAATGCTCGGATGGAGTAAAGTACCAGTCATACTGGTTAAACATCACCTGGAAACTATCGGGTCCGCGATATGGCGATCCATGGAACGatgacccatctgagatctcAATGGGGTGATTCGGCGTTCCTGATGCAGGCTCCATGGggtcagtatcttcatccatgcCGTTTTCCCCagagaaatggtcttcaggtccaagtgggttaaaacccacgggttctggcAGTAGGTTGGCCGGGTTGAATCGGCTTTGAAAAACTGGGGTTGGGTCGCCAAATGAGTGATGGGAGTTGGATCTCTGTAAAGGTATGAAAGAGGATGGTTGCTGGTTAGGTTCATTTTCCGAATGGGGTCCAAAGGAGTgttggtaagaaggtgaagagctaaGGGAGACAGATCGTCTTCcaggttcaacatagagcctccatggctcttGCAGGCTCGTGCTCATAGTAATGGATGgagtacgccggtgcgaaggcccggcttcgtgatcatgACCCGTCACGGGTCCCTTGCCTCGACCGCGAATGAATCTGGGTGGCATGTTGACCTGCATACAATATTTAGATAACAACAATATAATAATACAAgactcaaaataaaacaaaacggagtttgtcctatgtttgatgtctagacttggaactcgaagaatgtgcaatttgtgcactgagattaaacacaaaaggctagtgtttaattcactcagtgttggctctgataccaacctgtcacacccctaatttccacgtgtcaccggtgggcccggtgggggagtacgtgacgtagttgatatcatcatttgtcaaacaacacaaattataatgcacagcggaagcaaatgaaaatagatttatttcaaccatttaagtgtaatatcaagtatcacaaatagtcgaaatagatccacaggcggatcgaaaaataaaagaaagagattgttcaacagatagatgcatcccaaagcttgtgagactctatgatgctaaggagaaaccagtctattgcgtatagcacctgcacttaacctttttggggaaaatacgtcagtttacactggtaaatataaTTTAACTGACtccttttgaaaacatttgttaaattggttttaaatgcacaaggcacaaaacattttataacttgggaataattaatcagagttaaacttgtaaaagatttacatgtttgtgagcgttcagtcgcccgagtcgtgtcgggtttaaggttaaatgacacaccacttagtataagtccgcggcgggaagccaacgtttataccttaataataatggacataataccgggtgtacgcctacacccgggtgtcaaggtcgtggccaaaaattatgctaaggatatccgggacatggtcattaagctcccaaaggcgtaaaaacaaacaataccaagttttcaaacgggtcacattgataatacccaactactaatgagttggggtcaattgcccgaccaagcggtattttatataccgtacccccaagcccgtataagggaaaataagttaaaagtatttacctgagcaagtataaaccacaaaagaaaaatgcacgtgtcttttactggactcctattctggaacgaaggttataataacctattagaatcctaacgggtcctttaacatagcctaagcttagaccggttagtttcgaagaataaatatggtttaatcgcgagtaatgcgaaaaccgggaatgaaTGTGATTTAGACCTTACAAGCTTGGatgcttgtataatatgggtaaactaatctgttggtgcactacatctgttgatttcgtcttagatcgagtctttcattgtattgtatagattagggcgcgttttacgagaaaactggagagtttaggCGTTTTAgagtcttggaccgcttattcgaacatgccgaataagaggtccacctcacACATTCCTGGACCCCTTATACGGACATTTCTGGACCTCTTATTCGTCACGTCCATAAAAGAGGTCCACatctcctataaataccacaaGAGAGGTCCACATTTGTAACTTCcgaaattccataccgaggtgctgccggtgtgagaatcgaTTGTAAAAGCTGTCAAATTAATGAGAAAAGAGAATTAAGaagatatctagctgtttctacgtcaggtacttgttttccgcacctgtatctgatcaaacttctctgattgactcgttcgggtcagattccgatcctacaagtggtaaacattcggtccgcacagaatattcaaCGGTTCGAGTATCAGCTTGTTGTTGTTATTTGAtaatttttaaactgattgttttgtgtttgtttgtgcTACGTCAGGTTCTACGTCAGGTAATTCAAGAACATCAGGTATTGCGCGAAGTATTATCTGATTCTTGAAGCATGGATTCGgagttttacaacgcattcgctacaaCCCCTGCTAGTCCGACCGACATTGCTAAGAAcatgacaatggagaatgaaaccggaacgatgcaaaaacccccgaaattgatggggattgaagattatcacggatggaagaaacgtttcgagaattgggtgcaggcgaatcatctaaaagcCTGGGAaagcatcgaaactgaatatgagaggccaaagaattcagtgggtcttgataaaatcatttcagagcTTACGGAACCAGAGAGGGAaagttataaaggagagaaaatgatggtCAATCTGTTACAGCAAGCAGTAAAGGAAGATATatttgtattgcttcaacatgatgacaatgcgtattctatctgggaagctcttaagaagaagtttgagggaagtacgGAAATGCTACAAAGCAAAGCAGCTttactaaagaaagagtttgaactGTTTACTtgcatgcctggtgaaacaacaaagactctcattgagagatactgtcatctggttCGCACTATGTCGCTGTTGAAAATCACAAAGACTCCagctgaatgggttgaaaagcttgctgatgcgttaccgcaaaaggaatggggtacatatctgatgatattgaagaattccggacagtttagcaggctatctattgcacagtttatcgagaaacgggaggcacaggatctggagcagcagaaaattgccagaatgaacagttctactcatcaacaagatattaaattgtattataaaggaaatgttcaaactgctgaagccaatccaaagatacaaaccgcttttagtgctggaaatcaatctGAACCAAGTAGTCAAGGATCTGTAAACACTAGTGGATTCTCAACAGTAAATCCTCCAAGTGCTCAAAATACATCAGTTGGAAATGGTCATCTATTACAATGCAATGtggctctacatcttcaaaacggacagaattattctgaagaagttgtaaagagtcatatgggattactggtcactgcattggaagcttatgaagcgttgattgcaggaagaattggcaatccgatgctcacgaaggaagattatgaccagattgatgcagaggagctagaattgatggacatcaagtggggcttggcgagtgttttgaggagagctgaaaagtttagattggttacagggagaaatgatttcttggatgcaaacctttctaacttaggatttgataaatctaaagttgtttgttttcgttgcagggagaaaggtcactttaaaagagagtgcaagaatcagcagccaagaggagaaaaggaatcgtctgggaaagatgattattataggaagaccatttatcagcaaatcactcatcaaccgcatcaacaaaaggaacctcaaacggcacatggaagaatgatcgaggatgcaaacaagaaagcttattttggtattgctgatcaagatgatgagaaaatggctgaaggatttagctgggacaaatatatcccagctgattcaaatgttaaagcgttTATTGCACACATTATTCAaaagccagaaatgctgaaggaatggatggaagtgttatctgatgaagagaaaagtgaagatgaaggatctgtaTCTTCTGAAAatagttcatcagaaacaagtgatagtgatgaagagatTGAACAGATTAATATTGGCAAAGCTCACTTATCTTCtgatagttttgaattttattttgcagaaaaaccGAAGAGACTAAAAGAGAAGAAAGCTGCAAAGGAGAtaaaagaagtcaaagtgattgagaagattgtggaggttgaaaaaagagttgaagtcgagaagatcgttgaagtcacaaaaccctgtcttaaaTGTTTAGAGTCGTGTAAAAAATGTATAGAGAAAGACGAGAGGTTTAGCGAGCTAGAAAAGCTGAAAGAacagttgttgtttgatgtaaaaaacttgaaaaagtcgtatgatgttTTGAATAGGCATGTGAATGGTCTGGAAAAGACTAACTCGGAAAGAGAAAAAGCTTTGAAGATGCTAAATGCaacaatgatgacaaagcaaaaagagatcaacatgtacatagaagaatgtgcaaagttgaagaaagagttggagaatgaagcagctaagaatgaaagaatcagaagattgctgcagagttacaaaggttgtgactatgtaatggatagaatttatccaacggTTGAAGGTTTCGAGGTGTTTAAAGATGAAGAAACAAGATCAAAGAAGAaaacggatactggtaagaaaaagggtgtct of Helianthus annuus cultivar XRQ/B chromosome 1, HanXRQr2.0-SUNRISE, whole genome shotgun sequence contains these proteins:
- the LOC110942664 gene encoding extensin-like; translated protein: MGPTLAETKNTGELRTANNGTSSTKPLYKGEMRLDAVNDVDEDEMLDVNMPPRFIRGRGKGPVTGHDHEAGPSHRRTPSITMSTSLQEPWRLYVEPGRRSVSLSSSPSYQHSFGPHSENEPNQQPSSFIPLQRSNSHHSFGDPTPVFQSRFNPANLLPEPVGFNPLGPEDHFSGENGMDEDTDPMEPASGTPNHPIEISDGSSFHGSPYRGPDSFQVMFNQYDWYFTPSEHSSPYQQQQQHQQQQDLSQDSRLRAVTPPPPPPVEHHYPPLQEEEDPQLGGPSSPIPDVNSVPVVPPLGFDNPIPAYAGSAAYNPFEQPAHTHYNYNYGYAEHQPPPPPVYQPPQPQIQQEVLERLNQVEQEVREDRRERQGFFKGLSDLLKGKSKRRGH